In the Caviibacter abscessus genome, one interval contains:
- a CDS encoding DeoR/GlpR family DNA-binding transcription regulator produces the protein MKRRDQILDLIVSEGKISVVDLAEKMRVSQVTIRKDLDYLVSKGLITREYGYALTLSNDDISNRLVHNYSIKLKIAKLAAQTVSDGEIIMIESGSTCALLAEELCKTKKNIKIITNSIFIANFLREYRNVDITILGGEFQSISQVNTGPITRLCAEQYMVDKLFLGVDGFDEKFGFFGADILRTYAVKDMSECAKKVIVLTTSEKFKERGLVKLFKPEEVYAVYTDCSTSEKVIKFLREQNIEVNIAK, from the coding sequence TTGAAAAGAAGAGATCAGATTTTAGATTTAATAGTATCAGAAGGAAAAATTTCTGTTGTAGATTTAGCTGAAAAAATGAGAGTATCGCAAGTTACTATTAGAAAAGATTTAGATTATTTGGTTTCAAAAGGTCTAATAACAAGAGAATACGGATATGCATTAACTTTAAGTAACGATGATATATCGAATAGATTAGTTCATAATTATTCAATAAAATTAAAAATAGCTAAACTTGCAGCACAAACTGTGTCAGACGGTGAAATTATTATGATAGAATCTGGTTCTACATGTGCATTACTTGCTGAAGAGTTATGTAAAACTAAAAAAAATATAAAAATAATTACAAACTCAATCTTTATAGCTAATTTTTTAAGAGAATATAGAAATGTTGATATAACAATCTTAGGTGGAGAGTTTCAAAGTATTTCTCAAGTAAACACAGGACCTATTACAAGATTATGTGCTGAACAGTATATGGTCGATAAATTATTTCTTGGTGTAGATGGATTTGATGAAAAATTTGGTTTTTTTGGTGCAGATATTTTAAGAACTTATGCAGTTAAAGATATGTCGGAATGTGCTAAAAAAGTTATAGTTCTAACTACATCTGAAAAATTTAAAGAAAGAGGTTTAGTTAAGTTATTCAAACCTGAAGAAGTATATGCGGTTTATACGGATTGTTCTACTTCTGAAAAAGTAATAAAATTCTTAAGGGAACAAAATATAGAAGTAAATATTGCAAAATAA